From the genome of Candidatus Liberimonas magnetica, one region includes:
- a CDS encoding recombinase family protein, translated as MLEPNPKQKVKVALYARVSTEEQTNNYSLDAQKDLLIKYAKENNFVITGEYIDGGYSGTSDDRPEFQKMMEDARGGKFNLVLFYKYDRLFRNNRHLLNTVEQLSQYGVAIKSITEPFDTSNPMGKCMVSILGSMAELERNNFLERSKQGKLRRYREGYYAGSGVFGYDYDKETDILTINTNEAEIVKHIFSEYIQPESSLLKVARNLRKQGLKTKKGLEFQSHCIHGILLNSMYTGKWYANRLGPKNSLKPRDLWIEVKVPAIVSEEEYNLAHKLLKERRIYSKRNVKYDYLLQGLIKCGACGSKISGTSDSSLPTMINGRQYGPYFKLYYRCNHYSKNLFEKKISCDLRWIQSELIDGAVWNKADIILNNPEIIRKAVERERESMPERDVLQKSLKKNEDALKRLCREEERIIEAYRRNIISIEQLDQQISDIRLKKEAYSHEIERIGLLLEDKKENIESAIDCVSQINKGIGKLNPDIKKRVLRLLDTSVVVNTNGKANLTFRIPLSLPESFPPIMSAEHASHPHLRICSSFHSSGFHHSRQALVSIKMLPRRGIYP; from the coding sequence ATGCTTGAACCTAATCCGAAACAGAAAGTAAAAGTTGCACTTTATGCGCGTGTTTCAACTGAAGAACAGACAAATAACTATTCTCTGGATGCACAGAAGGACTTGCTTATTAAATATGCCAAAGAGAACAACTTTGTTATTACAGGGGAATACATAGACGGCGGTTATTCAGGAACGAGCGATGACAGGCCGGAATTCCAAAAGATGATGGAAGATGCGAGAGGGGGTAAATTCAATTTGGTGCTGTTTTACAAGTATGATAGGCTTTTTAGGAACAATAGGCATTTGCTGAATACAGTTGAACAGCTTTCTCAATATGGTGTTGCAATAAAATCAATCACAGAGCCTTTTGACACAAGCAACCCTATGGGCAAGTGCATGGTCTCAATTTTGGGTAGTATGGCAGAACTAGAGAGGAATAATTTTTTGGAACGCTCGAAGCAAGGCAAATTAAGAAGGTACAGGGAAGGTTATTATGCCGGGAGCGGAGTTTTTGGCTATGATTATGATAAAGAGACAGATATTCTCACAATAAACACTAATGAGGCAGAAATTGTTAAGCATATTTTCAGTGAATATATTCAGCCGGAGTCTTCCCTATTAAAGGTTGCAAGAAATTTGAGAAAGCAGGGTTTGAAGACAAAGAAAGGGCTTGAGTTTCAGTCTCATTGTATTCATGGTATTCTTTTAAATTCAATGTACACAGGAAAATGGTATGCGAATAGATTAGGCCCTAAAAACAGCCTGAAGCCAAGGGATCTATGGATTGAAGTCAAAGTGCCTGCAATAGTTTCAGAGGAAGAATATAATCTTGCACATAAGCTTCTAAAGGAAAGGCGCATTTATTCCAAAAGAAACGTGAAGTATGATTATCTCTTACAAGGGCTAATTAAATGTGGTGCTTGTGGCTCTAAAATATCAGGCACATCAGACAGCTCATTGCCAACAATGATTAATGGCAGGCAGTACGGGCCTTATTTCAAGCTTTATTACAGGTGTAATCATTACTCAAAAAATCTCTTTGAAAAAAAAATTAGCTGTGATTTGAGATGGATTCAGTCTGAATTGATTGACGGTGCTGTCTGGAATAAGGCTGACATCATTCTAAATAATCCTGAAATTATAAGAAAAGCCGTAGAACGGGAAAGAGAATCAATGCCTGAAAGGGATGTTTTGCAGAAATCTTTGAAGAAGAATGAGGATGCTCTAAAAAGACTTTGCAGGGAAGAAGAAAGGATAATTGAGGCTTACAGGCGCAATATTATCAGTATTGAGCAATTAGACCAGCAGATTAGCGATATAAGGCTGAAGAAGGAGGCTTATAGCCATGAAATTGAAAGAATTGGCCTTCTGCTTGAGGATAAGAAGGAGAATATTGAAAGTGCCATTGATTGTGTCAGCCAGATAAACAAAGGCATTGGAAAGCTCAATCCTGATATAAAGAAACGGGTCTTGAGGCTTCTTGACACAAGTGTTGTGGTGAATACCAACGGAAAGGCAAATCTTACCTTTAGGATTCCGCTATCCCTTCCAGAGTCTTTTCCCCCTATTATGTCGGCAGAACATGCATCACACCCGCATTTACGAATTTGTTCTTCATTTCATAGCTCAGGTTTTCATCACTCCCGACAAGCATTGGTATCAATAAAGATGCTTCCAAGGCGGGGAATTTATCCTTGA